One window of the Trachemys scripta elegans isolate TJP31775 chromosome 13, CAS_Tse_1.0, whole genome shotgun sequence genome contains the following:
- the MSMP gene encoding prostate-associated microseminoprotein, whose translation MARKVQKVARVWGRICLLVSFLLQLQGSQAKCYFQAQAPCHYEGKQFTLGESWLSTTCLLCTCLHPVGVGCCEITQHPIDFPDWCMAHYDSQTCQISVVQKANPSLPCVNSMEREWGSAGTPEPMINKVLETRLSR comes from the exons ATGGCCAGGAAGGTGCAGAAGGTTGCCCGTGTCTGGGGCAGGATCTGCCTGCTGGTCTCtttcctcctccagctccagggaTCCCAGGCGAAATGTTATTTCCAGGCGCAAG CTCCCTGTCACTACGAGGGGAAGCAGTTCACCCTGGGGGAGTCCTGGCTCAGCACCACCTGCCTGCTCTGCACCTGCCTCCACCCCGTCGGCGTGGGCTGCTGCGAGAT CACCCAGCACCCCATCGATTTTCCAGACTGGTGCATGGCCCACTACGACTCGCAGACCTGCCAGATTTCGGTGGTGCAGAAAGCCAACCCCAGCCTGCCTTGTGTGAACAGCATGGAGCGCGAGTGGGGCTCGGCCGGCACCCCGGAGCCAATGATCAACAAGGTGCTAGAGACACGGCTGAGCAGGTAG
- the RGP1 gene encoding RAB6A-GEF complex partner protein 2 (The sequence of the model RefSeq protein was modified relative to this genomic sequence to represent the inferred CDS: added 116 bases not found in genome assembly) gives MIEVLAQLSRGPVFLAGEMLECGIVFTNPLSAASTSASSEMLAWASAQIHCQFHSSENRVALPPSDDSKHDVQAENETVFVPNRGERGQCILSTPPKILFCDLRLDPGESKSYSYCETLPVDGPPSFRGQSVKYVYKLTIGCQRVNSPIKLLRVPFRVLVLHGLKDYQFPQDEVVAPSNPFLEEEEGVKKDSRLADLATELLMAATSRRSLHVYNISNTRGKVGKFGIFKTVYKIGEDILGTFNFSEGDIPCLQYSVSLQTEESIQEEFQRRHGQPVSYSTHARHQESCLHTARSSFSLPVPLSSTPSFTTNIVSLKWRLHFEFVTSRESGEAHTVPENPSETITWTGVEQIEVDTFSWDLPIKVLPTNPVLASYVSQFSSTNSITI, from the exons TGAGATGCTGGCGTGGGCCAGTGCCCAGATTCACTGCCAGTTTCACTCCAGCGAGAACCGGGTGGCGTTGCCTCCCTCGGATGACAGCAAGCATGACGTGCAGGCCGAGAACGAGACAGTGTTTGTCCCCAACAGAG GAGAGCGGGGTCAGTGCATCCTGTCCACACCCCCAAAGATTCTCTTTTGTGACTTGCGTCTGGATCCCGGAGAGTCGAAATCCT ACTCGTACTGTGAGACGCTGCCTGTGGATGGGCCGCCCTCCTTCCGGGGGCAGTCGGTGAAGTACGTGTACAAGCTGACCATCGGCTGCCAGCGGGTGAACTCGCCCATCAAGCTGCTGCGGGTGCCCTTCCGGGTCCTGGTGCTGCACG GGCTCAAAGATTATCAGTTCCCCCAGGACGAAGTGGTCGCCCCCTCGAACCCcttcctggaggaggaggagggagtgaagaAAGACTCCCGGCTGGCGGACCTGGCCACGGAGCTGCTGATGGCAGCCACCTCCCGGCGCAGCCTGC ACGTGTATAACATCAGCAACACCCGGGGCAAGGTGGGCAAGTTCGGGATCTTTAAGACTGTCTATAAGATTGGAGAAGACATCCTGGGGACCTTTAACTTCTCGGAAGGGGACATCCCCTGTCTGCAG TACTCGGTGAGCCTGCAGACAGAGGAGAGTATCCAGGAGGAGTTCCAGCGGCGGCACGGGCAGCCCGTCTCCTACAGCACACACGCCCGCCACCAGGAGTCCTGTCTGCATACGGCCAGGAGCAGCTTCAGCCTCCCCGTCCCGCTGAGCTCCACGCCCAGCTTCACTACCAACATTG TGTCTCTGAAGTGGAGGCTGCACTTTGAGTTCGTGACCTCCCGAGAGTCGGGGGAGGCCCACACGGTCCCTGAGAACCCGTCGGAAACCATCACCTGGACTGGGGTGGAACAAATCGAAGTGGATACCTTCAGCTGGGACCTGCCCATCAAAGTCCTGCCGACCAATCCCGTCCTGGCCTCCTACGTGTCCCAGTTCTCCAGCACAAACTCCATCACtatctga